One genomic window of Luteitalea sp. includes the following:
- a CDS encoding PEP-utilizing protein mobile subunit, with amino-acid sequence MAERHEVIDQFFGDASTPVEWASEEEKRLHFWFDDLHCPEPISPMWFDIGGWWYTCAYMYRRFGVPFGRDWVAKNVGGYVFTAVVPREEPEAKELEAYYQMVTPVYAEKFLRWWKHRYLPEIRRNFEYLDTYPTEEASLAELMVLLEDALDIQERHFRLHWILNLAQFQSALDFQTLFKELVGESHTALVGRILVSDEDRNWDSIRELWTLKETVKGSDVLRRAVSAASVDDVLRALGESEQGRELLRALDAYKLEYGNKSIYTHEYIVPTWREDPTPIIEGLRGYLHSDYDYPAEVAALRKNRDDAIAEMWSLVPADRAEEDRQRLQKALDLALGMTPLTPDHHFYMDQGTYARVRLVFMAIGRRLVDAGVMLQPDDVFFLTYHELRLVSASSTAFDAKARVQARRRAREEAIGKRPRAWLGTITNWSLHSEPYKGHWGWPDVYTRAATQAAQPSGTLQGLGASPGVVEGVARIVESPEEFNQVREGDILVCKMTNPAWVLLFTKISGLVTDAGGVLSHPAIVSREFNIPAVVGTGVATEQITTGQRLRVNGTTGIVELLDTPVAAAVQA; translated from the coding sequence ATGGCGGAACGACACGAAGTGATTGATCAGTTCTTTGGCGATGCGTCGACTCCAGTCGAATGGGCGAGCGAGGAGGAAAAACGGCTCCATTTTTGGTTCGATGATTTGCACTGCCCGGAGCCGATTTCTCCGATGTGGTTCGACATAGGCGGTTGGTGGTACACGTGTGCGTACATGTATCGACGTTTTGGTGTTCCGTTCGGCCGAGACTGGGTGGCAAAGAACGTCGGAGGCTACGTGTTCACGGCGGTCGTGCCACGCGAGGAGCCCGAAGCCAAGGAGTTAGAAGCGTACTACCAGATGGTGACGCCAGTCTATGCGGAGAAGTTCCTGCGCTGGTGGAAGCACCGCTATCTTCCGGAGATTCGACGCAACTTCGAATATCTCGATACTTATCCCACGGAAGAGGCCTCTCTCGCCGAGCTGATGGTCTTGCTCGAGGACGCCCTCGATATCCAGGAGCGGCATTTCCGATTGCACTGGATCCTCAACCTGGCGCAGTTCCAGTCGGCGCTCGACTTCCAGACGCTGTTCAAAGAGCTCGTCGGAGAGTCGCACACTGCGCTCGTGGGCCGCATCCTGGTCTCCGATGAGGATCGGAACTGGGACTCGATTCGCGAGTTATGGACGCTGAAGGAGACGGTCAAAGGAAGCGACGTCCTGCGGCGGGCGGTCAGCGCGGCCAGTGTGGATGATGTCCTTCGCGCCCTCGGAGAATCCGAGCAAGGTCGTGAGCTGCTGCGAGCGCTGGACGCGTACAAGCTCGAGTACGGCAACAAGTCCATCTACACACACGAGTACATCGTTCCCACCTGGCGCGAGGATCCGACGCCCATCATCGAGGGGTTGCGCGGCTATCTCCACTCAGACTATGACTATCCGGCCGAGGTCGCCGCTCTGCGCAAGAATCGCGACGATGCGATCGCCGAGATGTGGTCGCTCGTCCCAGCCGATCGGGCCGAAGAGGATCGGCAACGCCTGCAGAAGGCGCTGGACCTGGCGCTGGGCATGACACCGCTCACGCCGGATCATCACTTCTACATGGATCAAGGGACGTACGCCAGAGTTCGGCTCGTGTTCATGGCGATTGGACGCAGGCTCGTCGACGCCGGCGTCATGCTCCAGCCGGACGATGTCTTCTTCCTGACGTATCACGAGTTACGTCTGGTTAGCGCGAGCTCCACGGCATTCGACGCGAAGGCTCGCGTCCAGGCGCGTCGGCGAGCACGCGAGGAGGCGATCGGCAAGCGGCCCCGCGCCTGGCTTGGCACCATTACGAACTGGTCGCTTCACAGCGAGCCTTACAAAGGGCATTGGGGCTGGCCGGACGTGTACACGCGTGCTGCGACTCAGGCGGCGCAGCCCAGTGGCACCCTGCAGGGCTTGGGCGCCTCGCCAGGCGTGGTCGAGGGCGTTGCCCGCATCGTCGAATCGCCGGAAGAGTTCAACCAGGTGCGAGAGGGCGACATCCTCGTCTGCAAGATGACCAACCCGGCGTGGGTTCTCTTGTTCACGAAGATCAGTGGCCTGGTCACCGATGCTGGCGGGGTGCTCTCACATCCCGCGATCGTCTCCCGCGAGTTCAATATCCCCGCTGTCGTGGGTACTGGTGTCGCCACGGAGCAGATCACGACCGGCCAGCGCCTCCGCGTGAATGGCACGACTGGAATCGTCGAGCTTCTCGACACCCCCGTGGCAGCCGCGGTCCAGGCGTAG
- a CDS encoding DUF4202 family protein — MESALIQAAQRWVVDKYPYNSHHLLKSLEWLDRIAPDTTEAVRLAALTHDMERAFPGPDQPIAGTLGDPSYDTAHSERSARIVGAWLREQGAAAALIDDVEALVRVHECGGWPEANMVQAADSLSFLETNIDLFLSFIQSGRYSTDEVSWKFDHTYERIQILHARELARPMFEHAKAQLAGMTTMRVALTVNGRECALDVRPHHTLLEVLRDQLGLTGTKECCAEGECGACTLLVNGHSVNSCLMLGVEAAGSDILTVEGLAAHDRLDKLQEAFLDKGAVQCGFCIPGMIMSAKYLLMTNAHPTVAEIKEGLAGNLCRCAGYSRIVEAVAAAAKAEDR; from the coding sequence ATGGAGTCGGCACTCATCCAAGCGGCGCAGCGCTGGGTGGTTGACAAGTACCCGTACAACAGTCACCACCTGTTGAAGTCATTGGAATGGCTGGATAGAATCGCGCCTGACACCACTGAGGCCGTGCGCCTCGCCGCGCTCACGCACGACATGGAGCGCGCGTTTCCTGGACCGGATCAACCGATCGCGGGCACGTTGGGCGACCCCAGCTACGACACAGCCCATTCGGAGCGCAGTGCTCGGATCGTCGGCGCGTGGCTTCGCGAGCAGGGTGCGGCTGCCGCGCTCATTGACGACGTGGAAGCGCTCGTGCGCGTGCATGAATGCGGTGGTTGGCCGGAAGCCAACATGGTTCAAGCCGCGGACAGCCTGAGCTTCCTCGAGACGAACATCGACCTCTTTCTGAGCTTCATCCAGTCTGGACGCTACTCCACGGATGAGGTCTCGTGGAAGTTCGACCATACCTACGAGCGGATCCAGATTTTGCATGCCCGCGAGCTCGCCCGGCCGATGTTCGAGCACGCGAAGGCCCAGTTGGCCGGCATGACGACGATGCGGGTGGCGCTCACCGTCAACGGCCGGGAGTGTGCACTCGATGTCCGTCCGCACCACACATTGCTCGAAGTCTTGCGCGACCAGCTCGGTCTGACCGGTACCAAAGAGTGCTGTGCGGAGGGCGAGTGCGGCGCGTGCACGCTGCTGGTGAATGGGCACAGCGTGAACTCCTGTCTCATGCTGGGGGTTGAAGCGGCTGGCAGCGACATCCTCACCGTCGAGGGCTTGGCGGCTCACGACCGGCTCGACAAGCTGCAGGAAGCGTTCCTGGACAAGGGCGCCGTCCAGTGCGGTTTCTGTATCCCCGGCATGATCATGTCGGCGAAGTATCTCCTGATGACGAATGCCCACCCTACGGTCGCGGAGATCAAGGAGGGGCTGGCTGGCAATCTGTGCCGGTGCGCCGGTTACAGCCGCATCGTCGAGGCGGTGGCTGCGGCGGCAAAGGCGGAAGACCGGTGA
- a CDS encoding phosphoenolpyruvate synthase has translation MSAGFSDESVVSSLGRLPVEATASAGGKGASLSRMSQAGLPVPPGFVVCASAFGTFLNYYGGVEILRSLTRDLDVQDNGALEAASARMRDLIVSNPLPTDLSARVRTAYHQLGVDLPVAIRSSAVSEDGEAASFAGQQDTFLNTRGIDAVLDRLKLCWASFFASRALFYRSQKGALDDTRIAVVVQEMVQADKSGVMFTMDPVQKLTDRLVIEAVFGLGEGIVSGLITPDHYVVGRDDGALLREFIASQETAVVYDGENGGTRQARLSKAEGSARVLSGAELSGLRELGLRLETFFGGPQDVEWCIREGDLRLLQSRPITTL, from the coding sequence ATGAGCGCGGGATTCTCGGATGAGTCCGTGGTCAGCTCGCTCGGCCGCCTCCCCGTCGAGGCGACGGCGAGTGCCGGTGGCAAGGGCGCGAGCTTGAGCCGCATGAGCCAGGCGGGGCTGCCTGTTCCGCCCGGGTTCGTCGTCTGTGCGTCTGCGTTTGGGACATTCTTGAATTACTACGGTGGCGTGGAGATTCTCCGAAGCCTGACCCGCGACCTCGACGTCCAAGACAACGGCGCCCTGGAAGCGGCATCCGCGCGGATGCGTGATCTAATTGTCTCCAATCCGCTTCCTACGGATCTCAGTGCGCGCGTGCGGACTGCCTACCACCAGCTCGGCGTCGACCTCCCCGTGGCGATTCGATCCAGCGCGGTCAGCGAAGATGGTGAGGCGGCGAGCTTTGCCGGCCAGCAAGACACCTTCTTGAATACGCGCGGTATCGATGCTGTCCTTGACCGCCTCAAGCTATGTTGGGCCTCGTTCTTTGCGTCACGGGCTCTGTTCTACCGATCCCAAAAGGGGGCGCTGGACGACACCCGCATTGCCGTTGTCGTGCAAGAGATGGTGCAGGCCGACAAGAGCGGCGTGATGTTCACGATGGATCCCGTGCAGAAGCTCACGGATCGCCTGGTCATCGAGGCCGTGTTCGGTCTGGGCGAGGGCATCGTCTCGGGGCTGATCACGCCCGATCACTACGTGGTCGGCCGCGACGACGGCGCGCTGCTGCGGGAATTCATCGCGTCCCAGGAAACGGCGGTCGTCTACGATGGCGAGAATGGCGGCACACGTCAGGCTCGGCTTTCCAAGGCGGAGGGCAGTGCCCGTGTGCTGAGCGGCGCGGAGTTGAGCGGACTGCGTGAGCTGGGGCTTCGCCTCGAGACGTTCTTCGGCGGGCCGCAGGACGTCGAGTGGTGCATACGTGAGGGCGACCTGCGGCTCTTGCAGAGCCGTCCAATTACGACCCTCTAG
- a CDS encoding SDR family oxidoreductase — MTSADDLFRIDAKVALVTGGYGGIGESVCRALASKGAKVAVTGHDAAKADACAEMLRRLGGDAYATAFDALSVADTRRMVDEVVAHFGRLDILVNTVGGQREEQADAVTEENFDFVLDLNLKSVMFQAQAAARHMIQQGTGGKQVHMGSVRTLLALRGRGFAAYCAAKGGLSVLCRQLAAEWAEHRINVNVVAPTFVRTQQVARWLEDPDFYRNLVSRIPIGRIAETQDVAGSVLFFVSPASDFITGQTLYLDGGITTTQ, encoded by the coding sequence ATGACGTCGGCAGATGACTTGTTCCGGATCGACGCCAAAGTCGCCTTGGTGACCGGAGGGTATGGTGGGATCGGCGAGAGCGTCTGTCGGGCGCTCGCGTCGAAGGGGGCGAAGGTCGCAGTGACCGGCCATGACGCCGCCAAGGCGGATGCGTGCGCCGAGATGCTGCGCCGCCTGGGGGGGGACGCCTACGCCACGGCCTTCGACGCCCTTTCCGTGGCGGACACGCGGCGGATGGTCGATGAGGTCGTCGCGCACTTTGGCCGACTGGACATCCTGGTGAATACCGTCGGGGGGCAACGCGAAGAGCAGGCGGATGCAGTCACCGAAGAGAACTTCGATTTCGTGCTGGACCTGAACTTGAAGAGTGTGATGTTTCAGGCACAAGCGGCGGCGCGGCACATGATCCAGCAAGGCACCGGCGGCAAGCAGGTCCACATGGGGTCGGTCCGCACACTGCTCGCGCTGCGCGGTCGTGGATTCGCAGCCTACTGCGCCGCAAAGGGCGGCTTGAGCGTGCTCTGCCGGCAACTGGCCGCGGAGTGGGCTGAGCACCGGATCAACGTGAACGTCGTCGCGCCCACTTTCGTGCGCACCCAGCAGGTAGCACGGTGGCTGGAAGATCCGGACTTCTATCGCAATCTGGTCTCACGTATTCCGATCGGTCGTATCGCCGAAACTCAGGATGTCGCCGGGAGCGTGCTGTTCTTCGTGTCGCCCGCTTCCGACTTCATCACGGGGCAGACGCTCTATTTGGACGGCGGCATCACAACGACGCAATGA
- a CDS encoding alpha/beta hydrolase fold domain-containing protein, whose translation MKASLSFARRAVPWLALVAITIVVSVRDVKIQTPVPEPLEVPARTVPVPSTVSPEMQKLIGAPLSDNWNDVPQTVDEWKAIAARSAAGGRDLAALRQELGVQAEPLTLGGVKGFMVTPQAMPPKNRDRLLIHLHGGCYVLGGGAAGTREAMYMAAFGRFKVMSIDYRMPPAFPYPAALDDAVAAWKAALTMAQPKNMAVFGTSAGGALTLAVVLRAKQEGLPVPGAIAPGTPMSDLTKTGDSFHTNALLDNVLVASDGRCDAMAKLYANGHDLKDPMLSPVYGDMHGFPPAILTTGTRDLLLSNTVRVHRKLRRAGVEAALHVYEGQSHAHYLRDRTAPETKEVFEEIARFFDEHLGS comes from the coding sequence ATGAAAGCTTCTTTGTCCTTTGCTCGACGCGCTGTACCGTGGCTCGCGCTCGTCGCTATTACCATTGTTGTGTCCGTGCGAGATGTGAAGATCCAAACGCCTGTGCCGGAACCGCTCGAAGTACCGGCGCGCACCGTGCCGGTGCCAAGCACGGTGAGCCCCGAGATGCAAAAGCTCATCGGGGCGCCGCTCAGCGACAATTGGAACGATGTTCCCCAAACCGTCGACGAATGGAAAGCGATTGCCGCGCGTTCCGCGGCCGGCGGTCGAGATCTCGCAGCGCTTCGCCAGGAGCTAGGCGTCCAGGCAGAGCCGCTGACCCTGGGCGGGGTGAAGGGCTTCATGGTGACGCCGCAAGCCATGCCACCAAAGAATCGAGACAGGCTCCTCATCCATCTTCATGGCGGCTGCTACGTGCTTGGCGGCGGAGCGGCCGGAACGAGAGAAGCCATGTACATGGCGGCCTTCGGCAGGTTCAAGGTCATGTCGATCGACTATCGCATGCCACCCGCGTTCCCGTATCCTGCCGCTCTGGATGACGCGGTCGCGGCGTGGAAAGCCGCCCTGACGATGGCGCAGCCGAAGAACATGGCGGTCTTCGGCACATCAGCCGGCGGCGCGTTGACGCTCGCCGTGGTGCTGCGCGCAAAGCAAGAGGGTCTGCCGGTGCCGGGGGCGATAGCCCCTGGCACACCGATGTCCGACCTGACGAAGACCGGCGACTCGTTTCACACCAACGCGCTGCTGGACAACGTGCTCGTCGCCAGCGATGGCCGCTGCGATGCGATGGCCAAGCTCTATGCGAACGGCCACGATCTGAAGGACCCGATGCTCTCGCCTGTCTACGGCGATATGCACGGCTTTCCGCCGGCAATCCTGACGACCGGGACACGTGATCTCTTGCTCAGCAATACGGTCCGCGTGCACCGAAAGCTGCGCCGGGCCGGTGTCGAGGCGGCGCTGCACGTCTATGAAGGTCAGTCGCACGCCCACTACCTCCGTGACCGCACAGCGCCTGAGACCAAGGAGGTATTCGAAGAAATCGCACGCTTCTTCGATGAGCACCTCGGGAGTTAG
- a CDS encoding PIG-L family deacetylase, with amino-acid sequence MKSLSSAVLLVLTLGLLAGTTTATQSSPSTPLRVIAFGAHPDDAELKAAGVAALWASQGHHVKLVAMTNGDVGHFAMAGGPLATRRKAEVQECARIFGTEVEVLDIHDGELMPSLENRKNVARLIRNWQADIVLGHRPYDYHADHRYTGVLLDDAAVVVAAPFFTPDTPPVKRNPVFMYYSDAFKRPYPFEPTIVVSIDAVAEKKWKCVSAMPSQFGDADSWQARTQPDAPDDDQGRRAFLLDMVKARSAAVADQYREQLVALYGEQRGRQVKYAEAFELGQYGRQPTMDELKQLFPIAP; translated from the coding sequence ATGAAATCGCTCTCTTCAGCCGTCTTGCTCGTCCTGACGCTCGGGCTGTTGGCCGGCACGACAACCGCAACCCAGTCGTCTCCGTCCACGCCACTCCGCGTCATCGCTTTTGGCGCGCACCCGGATGACGCCGAGCTCAAGGCGGCGGGTGTCGCCGCCCTGTGGGCCTCGCAGGGCCATCACGTCAAGCTCGTGGCAATGACCAATGGCGACGTCGGTCATTTCGCCATGGCGGGTGGACCGTTGGCGACGCGCCGGAAGGCGGAAGTCCAAGAATGTGCTCGCATCTTTGGGACCGAGGTCGAGGTGCTCGACATCCACGACGGCGAGCTGATGCCCTCGCTCGAGAACCGCAAGAACGTCGCACGTCTCATCCGTAACTGGCAAGCCGACATCGTCCTGGGACATCGTCCATACGACTACCACGCCGATCATCGATACACGGGAGTGCTGCTCGACGATGCGGCGGTGGTGGTGGCTGCGCCGTTCTTCACACCGGACACGCCGCCGGTGAAGCGGAACCCGGTCTTCATGTACTACTCGGACGCGTTCAAGCGGCCCTACCCATTCGAGCCGACGATCGTGGTGTCGATAGATGCCGTGGCGGAGAAGAAATGGAAGTGCGTCTCGGCGATGCCCTCGCAGTTCGGCGATGCGGACTCTTGGCAAGCGCGAACCCAGCCCGACGCTCCCGACGACGACCAAGGGCGGCGCGCGTTCTTGCTCGACATGGTCAAGGCGCGGAGCGCGGCGGTCGCCGATCAATATCGTGAGCAGCTGGTCGCGCTCTACGGGGAGCAACGCGGGCGCCAGGTGAAATACGCGGAGGCGTTCGAGCTCGGACAATACGGCCGTCAACCCACGATGGACGAGCTGAAGCAACTGTTTCCGATCGCCCCGTAG
- a CDS encoding DUF1080 domain-containing protein produces MGQRSAGTILAGSIALLALMVPPRSLSGQAPSQAITPTATINLFDGQSLANFDTWLVDQHEADTLGVFSVVDDIDGAPAIRISGQQWGGLLTKEAYRDYRLIVEYRWGGATWGERKMRARDSGVLLHAQGRPGNTEEDFNGPWLRSIEFQIIEGGVGDIILVAGYGDDGERILPSLKVTSRTDRDGENVYDPRGVPKVFSSGRINWWGRSEDWEDRLGMRGSQDVESPGLEWTRLDAVVDGRNLTFSVNGKRVNAGSESSVTDGKIMFQAEGAEIFFRRIDLEPLP; encoded by the coding sequence ATGGGCCAGCGTTCCGCAGGGACGATTCTTGCCGGTTCGATCGCCTTACTGGCGTTGATGGTGCCTCCGCGCTCGCTGTCGGGCCAGGCGCCCTCGCAGGCGATCACCCCTACGGCCACGATCAACCTGTTCGACGGTCAGTCCTTGGCGAATTTCGACACCTGGCTGGTCGATCAGCACGAAGCGGACACCTTGGGTGTATTCAGCGTCGTGGATGACATCGATGGCGCTCCGGCGATTCGCATCAGCGGCCAGCAGTGGGGTGGCCTTCTGACGAAGGAGGCATACCGAGACTACCGGCTGATCGTCGAGTACCGCTGGGGAGGTGCCACGTGGGGCGAGCGAAAGATGCGCGCTCGCGATAGCGGCGTGCTCCTGCATGCACAAGGACGACCCGGCAACACCGAAGAAGATTTCAACGGCCCGTGGCTGCGGTCGATTGAGTTTCAGATCATCGAAGGCGGGGTCGGCGACATCATCCTCGTCGCCGGTTACGGTGACGACGGCGAGCGGATTCTGCCCTCACTGAAGGTGACGAGCCGAACCGACCGTGACGGAGAGAATGTGTACGACCCTCGCGGCGTACCGAAAGTCTTCTCGTCGGGCCGCATCAATTGGTGGGGCCGCAGCGAAGACTGGGAGGATCGTCTCGGCATGCGTGGCTCGCAAGATGTCGAAAGCCCCGGCCTCGAGTGGACCCGGCTCGACGCCGTGGTCGATGGGCGAAATCTGACGTTCTCGGTCAACGGCAAGCGGGTCAACGCAGGCTCGGAATCGTCGGTGACCGATGGGAAGATCATGTTCCAAGCGGAGGGCGCGGAGATCTTCTTCAGACGCATCGACCTCGAACCGCTGCCGTAG
- a CDS encoding SIS domain-containing protein, with protein MFAEAAEAPRAVAAQRDANHGQLQRISRVLRERQPRAVVTCARGSSDRAATFGRYLIETRAGVFTSSLAPSVSSVYAARRDLEGFVFLAISQSGQSPDLLASVEAARGAGAFVIALVNVEDSPLARIAHETLPLGVGPETSVAATKSYVASLAALLHLVGEWTEDPTLLQALAAAPDLLAEAWTLDWSPAVETLQDATNLYVIGRGLGLSVAQEAALKFKETCGLHAEAFSAAEVRHGPMALLRGGFPALLLSQRDETRASIDSLAADIVAYGGTLLLAGTRAPGALALPTVPAHPSLEPMLMIQSFYRMVNALAVARGHDPDRPPHLRKVTETV; from the coding sequence ATGTTTGCCGAAGCCGCCGAGGCGCCCCGCGCGGTGGCCGCCCAACGCGACGCGAATCATGGACAACTGCAGCGCATCAGCCGAGTGCTGCGCGAGCGCCAGCCGCGCGCCGTCGTCACCTGCGCCCGCGGCAGCTCCGATCGCGCTGCAACGTTTGGCAGGTACCTCATCGAGACGAGGGCGGGAGTATTCACGTCCTCGCTTGCGCCGTCGGTGAGCTCTGTCTACGCCGCCCGGCGTGATCTCGAGGGCTTCGTCTTCCTCGCGATCTCGCAGTCTGGTCAAAGCCCCGATCTGTTGGCGTCGGTAGAAGCGGCGCGCGGCGCCGGCGCCTTCGTGATTGCCCTCGTCAACGTGGAAGACTCGCCGCTGGCGCGCATTGCGCACGAGACCCTGCCGCTCGGCGTAGGCCCGGAGACCAGTGTCGCCGCCACGAAGTCTTACGTCGCGTCACTGGCGGCACTGCTCCACCTCGTCGGCGAATGGACTGAGGACCCGACGCTTCTTCAGGCACTCGCCGCTGCACCCGATCTGCTCGCAGAGGCATGGACGCTGGATTGGAGCCCTGCCGTCGAAACGCTGCAGGACGCCACGAACCTCTATGTCATCGGCCGCGGCCTCGGACTCAGCGTCGCTCAGGAGGCCGCGCTCAAGTTCAAGGAAACCTGCGGGCTGCACGCTGAGGCCTTCAGCGCCGCCGAGGTGCGCCATGGACCGATGGCACTGCTGCGCGGCGGCTTTCCCGCGCTGCTCCTCTCGCAGCGCGACGAGACACGCGCCAGCATCGATTCGCTCGCCGCGGATATCGTCGCGTACGGCGGGACGTTGCTGCTGGCAGGAACGCGAGCACCAGGCGCCCTCGCGTTGCCAACGGTGCCTGCTCATCCCTCACTCGAGCCCATGCTGATGATCCAAAGCTTCTATCGCATGGTGAACGCGCTGGCTGTCGCCCGAGGCCACGATCCCGACCGGCCGCCGCACTTACGCAAGGTGACCGAGACGGTGTGA
- a CDS encoding sugar phosphate isomerase/epimerase yields the protein MLSQDFVGTITQLADIGFESIELCSPVGYEDFKGIAKYSGTELRKIFGDLGVTCVSAHFSMKELREDLPGRIAWAKDVGLTQMMVPTLAGPENPTMDDVKRVADEYNEMAAQSAQAGLLQGVHNEGFELSMVEGRRTYDVLLELLDPKLVTFQFQISTISRGYDSIEYFTKYPGRFGSMHVQGWSAKTKERMAVGEGTLDWKKIFTAAKTGGVKNYFVEMNLDLMKASMPYLRELEV from the coding sequence ATGCTGAGCCAGGACTTCGTGGGCACCATCACGCAGCTCGCCGACATCGGGTTCGAGAGCATCGAGCTCTGCTCGCCGGTTGGGTACGAGGACTTCAAGGGCATCGCCAAATACTCGGGCACGGAGCTCCGGAAGATCTTCGGTGACCTGGGTGTGACGTGCGTGAGTGCGCACTTCAGCATGAAGGAGCTCAGAGAGGATCTCCCGGGCAGGATTGCCTGGGCGAAGGACGTCGGCTTGACGCAAATGATGGTGCCGACGCTCGCCGGTCCGGAGAATCCGACCATGGACGACGTCAAGCGGGTGGCCGACGAATACAACGAGATGGCGGCGCAGTCTGCCCAGGCTGGCCTCTTGCAAGGCGTGCACAACGAGGGCTTCGAGCTCTCGATGGTCGAAGGTCGGCGGACGTACGACGTCTTGCTGGAACTACTCGACCCAAAGCTGGTCACGTTTCAGTTCCAGATCTCGACGATCAGCCGCGGCTACGATTCGATCGAGTACTTCACCAAGTACCCGGGCCGCTTCGGCTCGATGCACGTCCAAGGCTGGTCGGCGAAGACGAAGGAGAGAATGGCTGTCGGAGAGGGCACGCTCGACTGGAAGAAGATCTTCACAGCGGCCAAGACCGGTGGCGTCAAGAACTACTTCGTCGAGATGAATCTCGATTTAATGAAGGCGAGTATGCCTTATCTTCGGGAGCTCGAGGTCTGA